From the genome of Prunus persica cultivar Lovell chromosome G8, Prunus_persica_NCBIv2, whole genome shotgun sequence:
TAATTACGAactaggtatatatatatatagagagagagagagagagctaggtgtatatatatatatatatatatatatagagagagagagagagagagagtaaaccATGGCGTCGTTTTCTGTACATTATTTCATATAGCAAgcattcctttttttctttttttttgttatgccttttccatctttatttatttattagttgTTGTTATTCGgtgtttgtttttatgtacaatatatatatatatgatagcaacaaatatatataatattgccCTTCTTTATCAATCTAcaatgtgtgtgtatatatagtcCACGCCAAAAGGTAAAAATaatcttctgttttttttatttttatatgaactaATTAAAGATTGCATGTATTATCTAGTAACATTATAAATGAGAGATTtataaggaaaaggaaaaacaccTTATAATCCATGAACCTCGAAAGAGAGCAATATGTTGTTAGAACTAATAGTTGATGTTGCCAACCGTGGATGGCGCGATTCTAATGATTTGCTAAGCAAACAAATAGTAGAAAGCAAGATACTTCATGTTCCTAATGAAAAATGCGTTCCTTAAAATATTACCTGAAGAGCACTCAGAATGGATACTATACAAAACAtatgttcttttttaatttttttttatgtataatgttTGAACGTTGTGTATTTGTAAATGTACTTTTCTATTTTGAAAATATGGAAAAACGATAAacatccccaaaaaaaaaaaaaaaactttagaaatCTActcaactcttttaaaatctatGAAAAAACTCTAACAAACACCATTCAAATCAATTCAAGAATTCAGTCAAACTCTATGTGGAGTTTATACAAATCAATTGAAATATATTGAACTCTATAAACTTAATAACTCCATTgaactcttttaaaatcttaacTGAATACACCcacctaaaaaagaaaatattcataatTGACATCACACCCGGTCAGATCGCACAAATCAGCCGATTTTAACTATAATTGAcggtttgatttggttgattttgTATTTGGTTTGAGAAGGACGTGTTCTCTATAAACAAAGCCAGTCCATTGATTttggataaataaaaaaatgagacCTTTCATGTTCAATATTTACCttattttgaacaaaaaatgaaattaaaaatttcaagctTAGGTGttaagtttgtttgtttatgtaAAATAGGCCCATTAtatgaaaagtaaagaaaaaaatccaaatttttttagaatcaAGCCCAAAAAGCATCACTTACATACATAAAAGACATATTTTGCTATCGTATCTCTTGAACTAaaaggtgttttttttttagggccTTGCATCGTTGCCCAATTGTCTGATTAAAAATGGACAAAACTATTGTAACTGATTAAAAATAAGTTAAATCAGTTAATTTTGGGCGGATTAAATTGGATCTTGAACTTGAACACCGTATATGAGTTTTAGCTTTTAAAATGTTAGAtttcaaaattagaaaatggCGCATCTTTGTACAGAATGATAACAGACTCTAGAATCGGACATATAACTACTAGGTAAATTATTAACCAAATCGCCAACAATTGGCTGGATttgtctttccttttttacTTGTCACTGGATTTCTCTGAGATAAGTTTCATGCTTTCATGTAGTTGATTTGgtgtttatttattgttgTTGGAGAAATGTTTTAAGTTTGAGGTGGTGTATGCTATTCCGAAGCCTTCAACATAGGCTGAGTTTCAGGTGCCAAgaatttgttgtattttacTTTATGATGGACTCTTTGCAATTCAGTTAGCGtgacataaaaaattaaaaattaaataaataaataaataaataaaagttcgTGGTAGATGGAAAATATCCTTCTCAAAgcacaaaaaaaactttatcCATTTCGACTATAAAAAAAAGCCCTTAATTCTACAAGAGAGCTCACTAGGCCACATCAATGGTTCTAACATCTTTTGGGTTCTGCTCTGCGTCCTTCTTCGGAACTGTTACGTTCAGCACCCCGTTTTCGAGTCCGCATTTGATCTTATCCGAGTCAGCATTCTTGGGCAGCCAAAACCGCCTCACGAAACTGCCAAGCTGCCTCTCCACGCGGTGCCACTTGTCTTCAGTCTTCTCCTGCTCCTGAACCCTCTGCCCGCGTATTTGCAACATGTTGCCGTCCTCCACGTGGACCTTCACGTCCT
Proteins encoded in this window:
- the LOC18767714 gene encoding 16.9 kDa class I heat shock protein 1 produces the protein MLGPWRRGGRRGGVGGGGGWIEPWFGSEAWDPFGLGISDWEEQGGGDETSAVANAHVNWRETDNAHIFVADLPGVKKEDVKVHVEDGNMLQIRGQRVQEQEKTEDKWHRVERQLGSFVRRFWLPKNADSDKIKCGLENGVLNVTVPKKDAEQNPKDVRTIDVA